The DNA segment CCTGCTGGATAAATGGCTTATCAATATCAAAAATACCTACGAGGAAAACCGGCCGGCTATCGACAGCATTGACGATCCGGAAGAAAAAGCCAACCTGCTGGCCGAATTCAGTGTACGCCAACAGGTGATCAACCTGTCTAAGACCGATACCATCCGCCGCGCCTGGGAAAAGGGCAACAAGCCACATATCCACGGCTGGATCTATGGTTTAAAAGATGGCCTGCTGAACACGGTATACGATATCGCAGCGCCGATAAAAGAGTCCGCTTACGTTATGCTGTAATGTCAATGTAAATAAATCCGGCGAGTGGTAAATGGCGAGTGGCGAGTAGTAAGCACTCGCTACTCGCCATTTACCACTCGCTATTTATTACTCACTGTTTCACGCCCGGGTATTTGCTGGTAACCAGTAACTCATAGTCATCCCGTGCTTTCAGTTTTTTAATAAGCTGGTGCAGCTCTGCCGAATCATTGGAATCGTCATACACCTGGTCATGTGCCAGTACTACCAGGTGCTCCGGTATCCTGGTCTTGTTCCCGGCAAACAGGCTGTCTATCTGCAACAACAGCTCGTCCGACTTATTCTTCAGCGTAAAGCTTTTATGGTCATAATGCCATTCCAGGTCCCAGCCTATAATGGTAAATCCTGCCTGCTGCAGGGAATCTGCCGCTGCTGCACTTTTCTTCAGATCGGTATAGCTAAGGGTGTCTACCCGCCAGATATTCCGTCCTGGTGTACGGCTGATGGTATTGGTAAGGTCGAGGCTGTCATGGCAACGCTTAAAATCATTCACTACCGAATCCGGTTGCTCGTAAAACTTGTTGTAACGGTTGTTCCAGGCATGGGTATGGCTGTGGTTACACAGCTCAATAGATGCCGCTACGCGCAGGCTATCCCAGGTAGCGCGCTGGGAAGTGCTGGCAAATACGTGCTCGCCAATGAGAAAGAAAGTAACAGGT comes from the Paraflavitalea devenefica genome and includes:
- a CDS encoding polysaccharide deacetylase family protein yields the protein METNNDEGGPTTFLSYRPLLLLLVLMACAKTTRRSTDDNLPIKKQTTIAVAKETTPPVRKKKKKKIYLTFDDGPNKGTRKVLGIVQQEQVPVTFFLIGEHVFASTSQRATWDSLRVAASIELCNHSHTHAWNNRYNKFYEQPDSVVNDFKRCHDSLDLTNTISRTPGRNIWRVDTLSYTDLKKSAAAADSLQQAGFTIIGWDLEWHYDHKSFTLKNKSDELLLQIDSLFAGNKTRIPEHLVVLAHDQVYDDSNDSAELHQLIKKLKARDDYELLVTSKYPGVKQ